Sequence from the Corallococcus sp. EGB genome:
CAGCGCGTCGCGCAGGTTCTCGTAGTCGGCGGAGTCCACCGGGAAGATGCCGGAGAACACCATGGGCTTCACTTCCTTGAAGCCCGGGAAGGGAGCCTCCGTGGGCCGCGCCTCCTCCGTCACGGTGTCGCCGACCTTCGCGTCCTGCAGCTCCTTCACGTTGGCGACGAGGACGCCCACCTCGCCGGCCATGAGCTGCGGCACCGGGCGCGAGAACGGGCTGAACACGCCCAGCTCCTGCACCTCGAAGACCTTGTTGTTGCTGAACATCTTGATCTTCTGCTTGAGCTTCAGCGTGCCTTCCAGCACGCGCACCAGCGTCACCACGCCCCGGTAGTTGTCGTACCAGGAGTCGAAGATGAGCGCCTTGAGCGGCGCGCTCGGCGACCCCTGCGGCGGCGGCACGCGCTGCACCACCGACTCCAGGATGTCGTGGATGCCGAGGCCCTCCTTCGCGGAGGCCGGCACCGCGATGGACGCGTCGATGCCGATGACGTCCTCGATCTCCCCGCGCGTGCGGTCCACGTCCGCGCTCGGAAGGTCGATCTTGTTGATGACCGGGATGATCTCCAGGTTGTGGTCCAGCGCCATGTAGACGTTGGCGAGCGTCTGCGCCTCCACGCCCTGGGTCGCGTCCACGACGAGCAGCGCGCCCTCGCACGCGGCCAGGCTGCGGCTCACCTCATAGGCGAAGTCCACGTGTCCCGGCGTGTCGATGAGGTTGAGGACGTAGTTCTGGCCGTCCTTCGCGGTGTACGTCATCCGCACGGACTGGGCCTTGATGGTGATGCCCCGCTCTCGCTCGATGTCCATGTTGTCGAGGAACTGGGCCTGCGCCTCACGCTTGGTCAGCGTGCCTGTCTTCTCCAGGAGGCGGTCGGCCAGCGTCGACTTTCCATGGTCGATGTGGGCGATGATGCAGAAGTTGCGGATGTGCGCGTTTTCAGCCGGCATGGTCAGGGCGCTCGTCGGTCGCGAAGCGGGCGTAGGTAACACCGAACCCGCTGAAAATCCACGACCGGCGCACTCCTGCCCGCCGGGCACTCCACCCGCCTGACGCCTCGTGCACCCCCCGGCATCCGGGCCGGAGGGGCACCACGGCGAAGGGACCTAACCCCGGGCGCGGACGGGCCCGGCGGCCTGGTCGCGGAAGAACTGCAGCGTGCGGCGCAGGCCCTCCGCCAGTTGCACGGACGGCTCCCAGCCCAGCACCTTCTTCGCGAGGGACGCGTCGATGCACGAGCGCATCTGCTCGCCCGGCTTGCCCGGCGCGTGCGCGGCCTTCAGCGAGCTGCCGCCGGCCTCCGCGATGAGCTCGTAGAGCCGGTTGATGTCCGTCTCCACGCCGGTGCCGATGTTCGCGGCGCCCACGTAGTCGCTCTGGAAGGCCAGGTAGTTGGCGCGGGCCACGTCCGGACCGAAGACGAAGTCACGCGTCTGCTTGCCCTCGCCGAAGATGGTGCAGCCCTGCCCCGAGATGGTGCGCTGGCAGAAGATGGCCACCACGCCCGCCTCGCCGTGCGGGTTCTGCCGCGGGCCGTACACGTTGGCGTACCGCAGGGCGACGTACGGCAGGCCGTACTGCGCCCGGTAGTAGCCCAGGTACAGCTCGCCCGCCGCCTTGGAGACGCCGTAGGGCGACACGGGCCGCGTGGGGTGGTCCTCGCGGGCGGGGAAGGTGTCCTGCTCGCCATAGATGGCGCCGCCGGTGGAGCTGAAGATGACCTTCTTCACGCCGGACTGGCGCGCGGCCTCCAGCAGGTTCGTCATGCCGCGGATGTTCACGTCCGCGTCGAAGCCGGGGTCCTCCACGCTCTTGCGCACGTCCATCTGGGCGGCCAGGTGGCAGAGCACCTGCGGCTTCTCCGTGCGGATGAGCTCCGCGGCCTCCGGGCTCCGGATGTCGTGCACGGCCAGCCGCACGCGCGGATCCAGGTTCTCCTTCTTGCCGCTCGACAGGTTGTCCAGCGCGATGACCTCATGGCCATTGCGCAGGAACTCATCACACACGTGCGAGCCGATGAAGCCCGCGCCGCCCGTTACCAGGACTTTCACGCCGTTCTCCCCAGGCCCCGGCCGCCAGGGGGCCGGGCCGACTGCCTCGCGTTCACTCGCGCGCGGCCAACCTATGCCCCGGAGGGGCGACCGGCAACCTCTCGGAAGTACGCGATGGTGTCCCGCAAACCATCTTCCAGCCGCACCTTGGGCTCCCAGCCCAGCAGCGTGCGCGCGCGGGTGATGTCCGGCTGACGCTGCTTCGGATCATCCTTGGGCAACGGGTGGTAGACGATCTGCCTACCTCCGCCGGCCGCTTCCCGCACGGCCTCCGCGAACTGCTTGATGGTCATCTCGCGCGGGTTGCCGATGTTCACCGGGCCGCGGACGTCCGAGAGGATCAGCCGCACCAGGCCGTCCACCAGGTCCTTCACGTAGCAGAACGAGCGCGTCTGGCTGCCGTCCCCGAAGACGCTGAAGTCCTCGCCCTTGAGGGCCTGGCCCACGAAGGCGGGCACCACGCGGCCGTCATTGAGGCGCATGCGCGGGCCGTAGGTGTTGAAGATGCGCACGATGCGGACGTTCACGCCGCGGCTGCGCTCGTAGGCGGCGCTGATGGCCTCCGAGTAGCGCTTGGCCTCGTCGTACACCGAGCGCGGGCCAATGGGGTTCACGTTGCCCCAGTAATCCTCCTTCTGGGGGTGCACCAGCGGATCGCCGTAGACCTCCGACGTGGAGGCCATGAGGAACACGGCCTTCTTCTTCTCCGCCAGCTTCAGCGCGTTCTCCGTGCCGATGGAGCCCACGCGCAGCGTCTCGATGGGGAGGTTCGCGTAGTCGATGGGCGACGCCGGCGAGGCGAGGTTCAGGACGAAGTCCACCGGCCCGTCCACCTCCAGCCCCTCCGTGATGTCCTGCTTCACGAACTGGAAGCCCGCGCGCGGCTTCAGCGTGCGCACGTTCGCTTCGTTCCCCGTGATGAGGTTGTCCACCGCGAGGACGGACTCCGCGCCGTCGTCCAGCAGCCGCTCACACAGGTGCGAGCCCACGAATCCGGCCCCACCCAACACCACCGCCCGCTTGCCACGCATGCTCGTCACGTCACGCCTCGTTCGTCAGGAGAGTTCGTCGAAGGTCGCTTGGCCCGGCAGCTGCGCCTTGTACTTCTCCAGCACCAGGTCGATGCCCTGCCGGATGTATTCGGCCACGGGCACCTTGGTCTTCTGGTTCAGCGCCTTGAGCAGTTCGTTCTGCTCCGGAGTGATGTAGATGGTGGTGCTGACTTTCTTTCGGGCCATGGCGATACGTGAAAATATATGGAATGACGTGGCCTGCGAAAGCACGGAGTGGTGATGCCACAAAGTTGGCGTCCCACCGACCCGAGAGGCACCATGGCTTCTAGCAACCACTTGATCTTCCTGGGTTTCATGGCGGCAGGCGCGCTCGCTGGCTGCGCGGCGTCAAAGCCGGCGGAGGCCCCGGACCAGGTGCGCAAGCGCCCGGAGGCGGAGGCCATCCGCGGGCAGCAGCAGCCCGGGGAGACCGTCACGGAGCTGGACGCCAACGGCGACGGCCGGACGGACGTCTGGGAGTACCGGGTGAAGGACGTGCTGGTGCGCAAGGAGCTGGATCTGAACTGGGACGGCCGCGTGGACGTCACCCAGTACCTGGATCCGCAGGGCGCGAAGGTCCGCGAGGTGATGGACCTGGACTACGACGGCAAGGTGGACGCCACGTACTTCTACGCGGAGGGCAAGCGCACGAAGGGTGAGCGCGACCTGGACGGCGATGGGCGCATGGACTCGTGGCTCTACTACGAGAACGACACGCTCGTGCGGAAGGAGCGTGACGCGAACCACGACGGCCGCGTGGACTACTGGGAGTACTGGGAGAACGGCCAGGTGGCCCGCATTGGCGAGGACCTGGACGGCGACGGCACCGTGGACCAGTGGACGCGCAACCCGGGCGCGGCGGCGAAGTCCAAGGAGTGACGCCGGGAGCCCGCGCCGGCGCTCCTTCCGGTCGCGCCAGCGTGCGGGATGCGGCGAAGGCTACGGCGCGCTGGTGCCCGTGCGCCCGTAGGAGTCCTCCAGGCGCACCACGTCGTCCAGTTCGGGGGTGCTGACCTCGA
This genomic interval carries:
- a CDS encoding UDP-glucuronic acid decarboxylase family protein, which produces MRGKRAVVLGGAGFVGSHLCERLLDDGAESVLAVDNLITGNEANVRTLKPRAGFQFVKQDITEGLEVDGPVDFVLNLASPASPIDYANLPIETLRVGSIGTENALKLAEKKKAVFLMASTSEVYGDPLVHPQKEDYWGNVNPIGPRSVYDEAKRYSEAISAAYERSRGVNVRIVRIFNTYGPRMRLNDGRVVPAFVGQALKGEDFSVFGDGSQTRSFCYVKDLVDGLVRLILSDVRGPVNIGNPREMTIKQFAEAVREAAGGGRQIVYHPLPKDDPKQRQPDITRARTLLGWEPKVRLEDGLRDTIAYFREVAGRPSGA
- the lepA gene encoding translation elongation factor 4 — its product is MPAENAHIRNFCIIAHIDHGKSTLADRLLEKTGTLTKREAQAQFLDNMDIERERGITIKAQSVRMTYTAKDGQNYVLNLIDTPGHVDFAYEVSRSLAACEGALLVVDATQGVEAQTLANVYMALDHNLEIIPVINKIDLPSADVDRTRGEIEDVIGIDASIAVPASAKEGLGIHDILESVVQRVPPPQGSPSAPLKALIFDSWYDNYRGVVTLVRVLEGTLKLKQKIKMFSNNKVFEVQELGVFSPFSRPVPQLMAGEVGVLVANVKELQDAKVGDTVTEEARPTEAPFPGFKEVKPMVFSGIFPVDSADYENLRDALAKLTLNDSAFTYEPESSTALGFGFRCGYLGLLHMEIVQERLEREYNLDLITTAPSVVYRITTSKGETMLVDNPAKLPPTQNIEKFEEPILTCHIHVPNEHLGAILKLCQDRRGVQKDMKYLGSSGTRVQVTYEMPMAEVVFDFFDRLKSVSRGYASLDYELSSYQESDLAKLDILINGEPVDALSVIVHRERAYQRGREVCEKLKEVIPKQMYEVAIQAAIGAKIISRETISAMRKNVLAKCYGGDISRKRKLLEKQKEGKKRMKQVGTVEIPQEAFLAVLKTEQ
- a CDS encoding NAD-dependent epimerase/dehydratase family protein, whose translation is MKVLVTGGAGFIGSHVCDEFLRNGHEVIALDNLSSGKKENLDPRVRLAVHDIRSPEAAELIRTEKPQVLCHLAAQMDVRKSVEDPGFDADVNIRGMTNLLEAARQSGVKKVIFSSTGGAIYGEQDTFPAREDHPTRPVSPYGVSKAAGELYLGYYRAQYGLPYVALRYANVYGPRQNPHGEAGVVAIFCQRTISGQGCTIFGEGKQTRDFVFGPDVARANYLAFQSDYVGAANIGTGVETDINRLYELIAEAGGSSLKAAHAPGKPGEQMRSCIDASLAKKVLGWEPSVQLAEGLRRTLQFFRDQAAGPVRARG
- a CDS encoding ribbon-helix-helix domain-containing protein; this translates as MARKKVSTTIYITPEQNELLKALNQKTKVPVAEYIRQGIDLVLEKYKAQLPGQATFDELS